Part of the Benincasa hispida cultivar B227 chromosome 12, ASM972705v1, whole genome shotgun sequence genome is shown below.
tatttgagAGTAAATTTGAACTAAAGTAGAAAGTTTATGTTCAACCTTAAttgcaaattaaaatttgagtaGTATCTCAAATTCTAACCATCGTTTTTGTTTAGATTTTGAGTATACTCAATCCTTCCAGAGTACAATTTTGACTTCGAACAATCCCACATTTTGGATTTCACCTGAATATTGGCTTGAAATATgtccaaactttgatttgaagaattCTTAGAGTGTGCCCATATTTTGATTTGAGGCCATTCTTAAATTATATTGAAGTTTTGACATCAGGATAAAATTTGGTCGGTACCTCGAAACTTGACTTGAATTTAGAATAGAATTTGGGGTGTAACTGAATCTCGataaattttggtttgagataaaaatttagaatatgcccaaattttaaacaaatttaaaatcttACCCTCAATTTAATTTGGtgtaaaaataaagaaatggaTTTGACTTTAGGATAAATTTGGAACGGGCcaaattttatgatttgaaaagaaattgcgatccaaaatTTTGGTTAGGATAAGAATAGAATTTTGAACTAAATTTCAGGGCAATTCTAATACTAATTTTGATATGAAATTTGGATAATTTTGGATTTTGCCTGAATTTGTAAACTTAAAGTTCAGATAAATTTGGATTTTACTCTTACCTTTTTAGTTGAATATGGTGGAATTTTGTTTCGAGATAAAATCCTTAGGTTGCATTTGGTATTAATTAAGATCACTTTTTAAATcttattgttttcaaattctaCTGAAGACTAGCTTTCACTTTTAGATTCTCTGTGAATTAGGTGTCTTTTTAacgataaatattttttttccataatctttctttaatacataaatttcactcattttttttttatcaatctcattcttttttttttattgactcACTTCTGCGCCACCATTAGAACATCACAATTACAAGAGGAAACAAATTCAAGATCAACCACAATTAattcatgttttattttttttgttcagtcatcattcttttttcctcaattgtaattttctttttccttctcctATTTGTCATCCAAATGCTTGTTGGGTGATTTACATCAAGTATAGTTGTATATtttttagcattatctcaaatTGAAtgaattagaagaataatgttgttttgaaactgtgtttgacaaaaatgaaaaatccatACAAAAAGTGAATTGATAGTTGtagtactttttttttaattatctcaAATGAATTCTCCCATTTGCCATCTCAATGCTTAtttatatgtatttattaataaatatattttattctgATTTTCTTAACGGTATCAAGGTTCTTCCTCAATCAATGGGaataaaaaaatcttcaaaTATGTAATCTCATTTGATTAACCAATCTTTCTTTAGAatccattttatttatgtatcaTCTGATTGtgtatatctaatttctttcaaCTCTTATCTTGCACTGTTCATCATATTGAGTCATTTAATCCAATTTCTCTAGCTAAATTGTCCATGTTGTTATTTTATTAACccataattttgattttgatttcacTAATTCCAAATGGGGTGATTACTGGTATTACCTACATTCTTGCTTTTTCATACCTTGCCTCTTATTCTTTTCTTGATTTACAAATTAACAAATCTACAgaatttgttgattattttagtattaaaaatcatctaatAATCCAAAGAATATGAGCCATTTTATCTCATCTACTATTATTTGTGCATCTATAATTTTACAATATCTTTTATGAACCATAAAATGTTGTAACTGTACCTATAAAGTTTCTGCGTTAGCACGTAGAtgatttctctctttttttaggAGATGTGTGACTGATTTCATCACCTaagaaaatttggaaaagaaCATAAATCTTTCAACCAATGAAATCTATTGGTTTTTTCAAAAAGAttagatttagtttttattttattaattatttatattttttacaaaCTTAAAAGTATTGAATCTTTAAAAAAacgaaagaaaaacaaaggtaaaaggaaaaaaaacaagcaaaccactttcaaatactaaaacaattcTGAGAAAATTTGCTTTCCCTAGCATAATTAGTatcgagagagagaaatttatctTTGTATTTGTATGTGCTGGTTGGGAAGACACTGGTAGAGATATCCAATTTTTTCACGGGGACGGGCCCCGCGAGGCTCCACCCCAAACGAGGCGGGGATTCCTTGATTAGGCGGGGAATGGGAGAAGGAGTGGGGGAAAAAATTTCCCAAAGTTAAAAACGGGAATTAAAGGGGATGGCAGACTGACACAGGAAGTCAAAGCGCTCGTTGTCTTTTGAAGAGGTATACGAAGGGACGGTAGATGATAATATTAAAGAGGTAGACGATAACGTTAAAAGGTAGACGATAACGTCAATGAGGTAGACGATAATATTAAAGAAGACTTGGTGGACGATAATAGCGCGCCAACCTttcctttctatttttcttgtattttcaaCTATACATAGTTGTTGTATTTATACAAAATGGAATCCCTAATTTGGGAATGCAAGAATAATTCAACAACAGAAATGCTTATACACTTGTTGTAACCAACCTATTCTTTTGGTAAAAAGGTAAGACTATAATTTTATGAAGTCTTACATTGCTAACGGAGTTACTAAGTAGATTTGCCTTTGGTGACGTGGCTGGCTGTGTTGGCATCATTAATATCCCCCCTCAAACGATAGGGTAGTTCTACTACACTGAGTTTGGATCGAAGGTGGAAGAACTATGAGTGTGTTACGGTCTTGGTGAGGCAGTCAGTGATTTGGTCGAAGGATGGTACATAACGAACATCAAGCTGACCACTGAGGACTTGAGGAACGAAGTGTATGTCGGTCTTAATGTGCTTGGTCTGCGCATGAAAAATCGGATTAATGGCTAGAGCACCTGCGCTGAGGTTGTCACATCATAGGACTGGAGCCGACTTTTGTTTGACACCAATCTCACACACTAGTTGTCGCACCCAGATAATTTCTACAGAGGCATGAGCTAGAGCTCTATATTCAGACTCTTTACTGGACCGGGTTACAACAGATTGTTTCTTTGAGGACCAGGAGATAAGATTACCACCAAGAAAGATGCAATAAGCAGCAACTAATTTTCGATCGTCTATATTGGCTGCCCAATCGGCATCGGAGAAGGCCGAAATAGATAGGTCGGACCCTTGTTGAATGTAGAGGCCAAAGTGTCGAGTGCTACTCACATATCTTAGTATTCTCTTCACCGCTTGCCAGTGAATGTCCGTAGGTTTCTTTAAGTACTGACTAAGATGATTAACCGCATATGTAATTTTAGGTCTCATTGTGGTTAAGTATTATAGGGTGTCAATCGTGCTTCGATAGATATAGGGATCGTCAAAGGGAGTGCCATCGGAGATGGAGAGTTGCTTGTTCAGAACACTTGGAGAGGGTGCTGGTTTTAGATCTCCAAGGTCAAGGCGGTGTAGTAGGTCCTTGACATACTTTTCCTAATTTAGTATAACTTCATTTGCGATATTATGTAGTTGGACTCCAAGGAAGTAGTGGAGTTGGCCAATCCTTTAGAGCAAACTTGGAGTCCAAGGCTGTTACAAGCTTGTTGATTACATGTGGATCGGTGCCGGtaataattatatcatcaacatatactagTAAGAATCAAGGCAGAAGTGTTGCGATATATGAAGAGAGATGTATCAGACTTAGCATTTTGAAATCCCCAGCTACATAGCGTTGCCTTCAGTGTGTTGTTCCAAGCCCTTGGTACTTGTTTGAGGCCATATATGGCCTTGTGTAAGCGGCATACATGATTTGGTAGTTGGGGATGAACAAACCCTTGTGGTGGCACATGTAAACTTCTTCATCGAGGACCCAATTAAGGAAGTCGTTATTGAAATGTAACTATCTCAATTGCCACCCTTTGGATACAGCAAGGCTAATGATGATTCTGATGGTGGACGTCTTGACCACTAGACTAAATGTCTCGAAGAAATCATGCCCGGGTTTTGGTGAAAGCCTTTTGCTATGAGTCGTGCCTTATAGCATAGAATGGAGTCATTGGGACTCCGTTCGATTCTGAATATCCATTTAGTCCCTATAATGTTCATCAACGGTGACGAAGGAACTAAAGTTTAGGTCTGATTTTTCATCAGTGTTATAAATTCATCACTCATTGATTTGTTCCAATGCGTGGTTTTGAGCGCATCAGTGAATCGTGTAGGTTCAGTTAAGGACCAGTCTTTGTGGGTGTGAGAGGACAGAATTTTGGGTTTGAAGATGCTTGCCTTTCCTCGGGTAATCATGGGATGAATAGATATGGGTACAGGGTGTGGGACAATATCGGGTGAAGACTAGGCAGTGgacgatgaaggtaaatgatcgaTGGATTGGGCAGTAGGCAATGGTGAGCCAGGAGGTAAACGGTCGGAGGGTAAACGATCTGTTTATAAATGATTATAGGTAAACGATCGGTGGGTACATGATCGGTGGGTAAGCGGGTGGTGGGTAAACGATCGTCAGGTAAACAATCACtgggtaaacgatcattgggtAAACGATCGCTGGGTAAATATTGGTGGGTAGACGATCGGTGGGCTGGACATTAAACGATGAAGGTGAACGATCGGTAGGTGAACGatcgcctgtctcttatacacatctagatgtgtataagagacaggcgggTGGTGGGTAAACGATCGGTGGGTAAGCTATCGGTAGGTAAACAATAGCTGGGTAAACTATTGGTGGGTAGACAATCAGTGGGCTGGACATTAAACGATGAAGGTGAACGATCGGTAGGTGAACGATCGCTGGGTAAGCAATTGGTGGGTAGACGATCAGTGGGCTGGACACTAAACGATGAGGGTAAACGATCGATGGGTAAACAATCGGTGGGTAAACGATCAGTAGATGCACGATCGTTGGGTAAGCGATCGCTAGATAAACTATTGGTGGGTAGACGATCGGTGGGCTGGGCATTAATCGTTGAGGGCAAACGATCAGAAGAGGGAGGTGGGAAGGCAGGGTTGTCTGTAGTGTTATCAATTGGTGATTGGGTGTGGGTTGTTCTGATAATTGGTGAGGGTGAGGTTGTGGATGTAGAGGGCATAAAGTCACTATGTGGTGTGTTCTGACTGAGGGGCAACCAGGGAACCAGGTGGAAGGAAATTGTTTGCTTGGCTGTCCTGCAAGCTAAAGGAGACACTTGACAAGGAAAATCAGTTTCATCAAACACGACATGTCGAGAAATGAACAACCTACCATTGGAGTTGAGGAATTTATAGCCTTTGTGATTCACAGCAGGGCCGAGGTAGATGCACTTTTCTGTGCGATAACTCAACTTATGTGAATTGTACGGTCTTAAGCAGGGGAAGCATGCACACCTAAATATTCGAAGCTccttaaacttgagcttcttttTTAACATCACTTCCATAAGAGACTGTCCTTTCAGGACAGGGGTGGGAAGGCCATTAATCAGCAGAGTTGAGTATAAGAAAGCATCCTACCAATGATGTAAGGGAAGATATGCTTGGGCTAGTAGGGTTAGCCCTGTCTCCACTATATGTCTGTGCTTCCTCTCAGCCCTTCCATTTTGTTCTGATGTATATGGACAGGTATACCTGGAGGCAATGCCAAGTTGATGATAGACTTTGTGTATTTTAACAAATTCTCCACCACTATCTGACTGTAGGGACTTGATCAGTGTATTGAACTGAGTTTGTATCATGGTGAGAAAGTATTGAAAAGCTGAAAATATGTCACTTTTTAACCTCAAAGGATAGATCCATGTGTACCTACTGTGATCATCAACAAAGATAGCATAATATTTGTACACATCTGTAGAAAAGAGAGAAGTTGGACCCCACAAATCAGTATGTATAAGTTCAAAATTTGTAGATGCTCTTGAGTTAGAGTTAAGGAAAGCTAAATAGTGCGACTTGCCATAGCTACAAGAATCACAAAATTTGAGCTCTTCATTAGATGACATAGGGAGATTACagtatttgataataaaatctAGTGTTTTTTATGATGGATGGCCAAATCTTCTATACCATGTAATCTTAGACACCCTATGCTTCGAAGATATGCTAAGAACAGATAGATCTTTATTCTTGTGCACTGGCTGCGATGGTACTCCGTTTTCTATTGATTTCGAGCTAACTTCTACACCTTCTAACTGATATAGCCCAACTTTAAGCATTCCCTTCATTATTGGTTGTCTCATACCCTTGTCCTTAACAAGACAGTAATCCgtgtgaaattcaataaacacgtTATTGTCTTTTATTAGCTTAGATATACAGAACAAATTCTTTGTTATAGCAGGCACACGTAATATATCATTCAGTTTCAAATTGCAGGCATCACTAGACAGGCATGCAGTTCCAACATGAGAAATTATTAGAGTATTACCATTAGCTATAGTGACTGCTTCATGACCTGAGTATTCAGTCGAGTTGCCAATATTGTTGAAGTCTGAGGTAACATGATTTGAGGCACCACTGTCAGCATACCAATTTACATCAGTCATGTTTTCTTGTCTTGTCAGAAAGGGGTTACTTCCATAAGCAGTGGCTAGGGTTGTTGGATGAGGTTGTGTGTTTTTGGTCTGGTTGTTAGGGAAAGGTTGTCCCATGTCTCGAGGAGAATTGGGAACAAATTCTCTGTTATACCTATTGAAGTAGTAAAACGCTATGTGTCCTACCTTCCCACAAACTTGACAACCAGGTTTGTTGTTGTTTCTTCCCTTGCCTCAACCTCTGCCATGGCCACCACCACCTCGTTGTCCTCCCCCAATAGATTggttgctgttattggtcttgTTATTTTGGTTGACATGTCTAGTATTTGTCATATTTACTGATGCATTACTGACTTGGTTGAAACTTGCTATCGTCTTTTGATTTGACTGATGTTCCAATCTCCTTTCATATAGGAGAAATTCCGATTGCATATCAAGCCTCAACATGTCCGCTCTCCCTTGGATCATGGCCACGATGGCATTGTACTCTTTATCAAGTTCTAGTAGCACCTGCGAAACAAGTGCTCTTGGTGGCATTGGACTACTAGCCTGCTCGAGATTATCAGCATTCATTTTCATAGTTCGAAGGTAATCATCCATTTTTAGAAAACCTTTTCTGGTTGTTTGAAACACGTCTCAGATAGTCTTCTTCAGCCCTGAACTGAACACCAAAGAGTTGAATGGCGACAGATCCTTTGCACATTCACATCCCATCACTTAAATGGTGATCTCTATGATGGAACACaagacatacgcagtggaattaggatctaattacactctaattgcttttaatttaaaagaaaaaatacatgCAATTGTAGGGaaaatagtaattaaaaattacctttgaagctcccgaaacccgcttttcctcgttgaatctcgacccaagCACGAACGGACCACCATTAGAGttaacctactatcctctagactcagaaccgggttgtgagactcgatggatgaagaacccgagagagagaaagagattgaaatgaagatggaatttgggttgggtttgggtttgttttttcagcccaattttgaaaaaaaaaattggcaaaCTGTCAAAACTTTTTCATCCAAATCCAAAAGCCCATATTAATAGAAAAGGACCacgcaacaattgcatgaaatcaattcataaaaacccaacacctagaatccactatctaagtgggcttaatatctccactataagccaacacctagcctactattttgttagtgaaattatccaacaaaagtttggattttcccactaactttagtcaaagggcaaaatagtcattttctcaaagtcaaactttgaccaaaaagtcaacattttgactttttatgatttttccatgttgactaattttgacctcccgaatggatccacattcattttttcgaaattcaaatcacatttgaatataaggtcggtcaaagtttgacttttcaaagtcaaaagtcaactctttgactttttacatctttgaccatttccattattttcgagcttccgaatatgaacgtattcatattcttgatatttaaatcatatttaaatattaaaactatatctctaaactgtaaaaccgaccactatatcacatatacttgtcagtttctctctcttcacctaattcgaacaatttgaattattctatcatactgttctaagtttgttccatatgagctagtaggggaacctaatggacctatagatcatgggctccaacgatccgagattagctggctaaactctttagacggagctaatcaacattcgttaactaacgggtcattccacaatagtcccgtagttgcactcccctcactatagatatatttgtgtccatttgatataaccatgattagtaagctaatccttcacaggttgttcgtaatctcggttgggtcataaaaactgttttaccctgagactacatcttattccttaatttccattgatcctctaatgaaaaattggtttaaggttcaacctataaaccgaatccctctcgagccaaggagagggtgaggccccttgttcaagacctggattcagtactaaagggaacaacctatctactatccttataacgggtaggagtgaatttcgtcttgcaccctatgttctcagctatctacccgatcttacccctaaaatgggaggcttattgggccaaagatgatgagctgccctcacctatgcagatctaaggataatttcgagtgaacaggagttcatagttagctcaggataaagattaagttacctagttcatcaattaacgaaatagtcagttttatacataaaacgacatttagaacgtaaaaagtgagtatttcatggttcagtcttatgcaaactcattgcataggatgcccccacttacatatctctatatgaacgattcaggatcgcatcgtttgtactaactacaaaatgggcagCATCTATAGTGTCCTCAGAATAAGACgtctaaccttattcatatactatagacaattttggctatatatttgaacttgatccacatttatgtcactacataaagttaaaactacattaaatagcccagaaccttagtttattggattcaagattacaatttcaatgaCAACTTTATcgggaaaaaaaaacagaatatgtttattaatttacaaactacgagttttaggacataaaatccaacaaactcccacttggactaaaactcctaatagagtatcacaatgttgaatttaagtgagaaacatatgagtacaataaacatatgaatacaataaactagggcatatacccaaaaattttcccacttgtcctagtttacaaacttcgtagacctagactctgtaggtgaccttcaaacactttagccgtgagggcctttgtaaaaggatcagcaatatTTTACTCAGAAGATATCTAGATTACTACAATATCTCCACGTTGTACAATCTCCaggatcagatggtatttgcgttcaatatgcttgccgcgcttgtggcttcttggttctcttgaatttgcaactacaccattattatcacaatataaggTGATAGGCACATGCATATTTGgcacaacttccaaatctatcaagaatttcctcaaccatactgctttctttgctacttcacaagcagctacgtattcagcttccattgtggagtccacaATACaattttgcttcacacttctccacacttgtccacactactgcttctccattcagaatgaacactgatctcaatgtagattttcttacatcgttatcggtttgaaaatcagagtcagtgtatccagtaaggatcaaatccttagtaccatacacgagcatatagttcctcgttctcctaagataaatgaggatatttttaacgacaATCcgatgatcatatccaggattgaactgatacctactgactattcctactgcatagcatatgtcaggtctagtgcataacattgcatacatcaggctccctactacagaagcatagggaatgcatctcatatccttaacctcttgaggtgtcttagaacattgatcttttgacaaatgaattccatatctataaggtaacagaccttttttggaattctgcatcttatacctagacaacattttgtctatataagttgagacatggctagtgttctgttcttgcggtttcaaataatctgaatcccaagaacatactgtgcatttcccaaatttttcatttggaactgcattgctagccatttcttgatgtcaattaagtaacctacttcattcccaatgagtagaatatcgtcgacatataaaactaagaacgctatagtagaattaacaatcttcttgtaaacacaaggttgtcaacattctgttcaaagccataagatttgatcgcattatcaaatcttatattgcaagatctagaagcttgtttcaacctataaatacaaataccttattctcttgaggatcgtaaaataaccctgtgcaataaacccctctggttgagccatatagatactctcctcaagatcgccatttaaaaaggctgtcttgacatccatctgccaaatttcatagtcataaaaggtagcaatggataagagtattctaatcgacttaagcatggcaacgggagagagagtttcttcatagttcactccctctctctaggtataaccctttgccacaagtcgagccttaaaagcctgtactttaccggcttggtctcgttttctcttgtagatccacttacaaccaattggttttacatcatttggttgatctacaagttcccagacagaattgaagtacatagactacaTTTCGAGgtctatggctttgacccactgatcacgatccacatcttttatcacctgtttataggtcgatggatcctctatgccatcatcaggtatgacgacttgtatTTCTGTTAAatccaagtaacggtcaggctgatgaacaaccctcccactacgtcgaggcattctcaactcttgagaaggatgtgactgaccagatgtactagttttatctactactttagtagatg
Proteins encoded:
- the LOC120067382 gene encoding uncharacterized mitochondrial protein AtMg00810-like — its product is MRPKITYAVNHLSQYLKKPTDIHWQAVKRILRYVSSTRHFGLYIQQGSDLSISAFSDADWAANIDDRKLVAAYCIFLGGNLISWSSKKQSVVTRSSKESEYRALAHASVEIIWVRQLVCEIGVKQKSAPVL